A window of the Halichoerus grypus chromosome 2, mHalGry1.hap1.1, whole genome shotgun sequence genome harbors these coding sequences:
- the DGKE gene encoding diacylglycerol kinase epsilon, with protein MEGEKRPAPYEGLFADGHLVLWTLCSVLLPVFITFWCSLQRSRRQLHRRDIFRKSKHGWRDTDLFSQPTYCCVCAQHILLGAFCDCCGLRVDEGCLKKADKRFPCKEIMLKSDGRALDAMPHHWIRGNVPLCSSCVVCKQQCGSQPKLCDYRCIWCQKTVHDECMKNSLKNEKCDFGEFRNLIIPPSYLTSINQMRKDKKTDYAVLGSKLGKQWTPLIILANSRSGTNMGEGLLGEFRILLNPVQVFDVTKTPPIKALQLCTLLPYRSARVLVCGGDGTVGWVLDAVDEMKIKGQEKYIPQVAVLPLGTGNDLSNTLGWGTGYAGEVPVAQVLRNVMEADAIKLDRWRVQVTNKGYYNLRKPKEFTMNNYFSVGPDALMALHFHAHREKAPSLFSSRILNKAVYLFYGTKDCLVQECKDLNKKVELELDGERVELPNLEGIIVLNIGYWGGGCRLWEGMGDETYPLARHDDGVLEVVGVYGSFHCAQIQVKLANPFRIGQAHTVRLILKCSMMPMQVDGEPWAQGPCTVTITHKTHALMLYFSGEQTDEDISSTSDQEDIKETELTDEEMPVSCFSKCDLHVACSLRNPWALTASDAEAQPLT; from the exons ATGGAAGGGGAGAAGCGGCCGGCGCCCTACGAGGGCCTGTTTGCCGACGGGCACCTGGTCCTCTGGACGCTGTGCTCGGTGCTGCTGCCCGTGTTCATCACCTTCTGGTGCAGCCTCCAGCGGTCGCGCCGCCAGCTGCACCGCAGGGACATCTTCCGCAAGAGCAAGCACGGTTGGCGCGACACGGACCTGTTCAGCCAGCCCACCTACTGCTGCGTGTGCGCGCAGCACATTCTGCTGGGCGCCTTCTGCGACTGCTGCGGGCTGCGCGTGGACGAGGGCTGCCTCAAGAAGGCCGACAAGCGCTTCCCGTGCAAGGAGATCATGCTCAAGAGTGACGGCAGGGCCCTGGACGCCATGCCCCACCACTGGATCCGGGGCAACGTGCCCCTGTGCAGCTCCTGTGTGGTCTGCAAGCAGCAGTGCGGCAGCCAGCCCAAGCTCTGCGATTACAG GTGCATTTGGTGTCAGAAAACCGTACATGATGAGTGCATGAAAAATAGCTTGAAGAATGAAAAATGTGATTTTGGAGAATTCAGAAACCTCATCATCCCCCCAAGTTATTTGACTTCTATTAATCAGATGCGTAAAGACAAAAAAACGGATTATGCAGTG ctaGGCTCTAAGCTGGGAAAGCAGTGGACCCCGTTAATAATCCTGGCCAACTCTCGGAGTGGGACGAACATGGGAGAAGGGCTGCTGGGAGAATTTCGGATTCTCCTAAACCCAGTCCAG gtTTTTGATGTAACTAAAACTCCCCCCATCAAAGCCCTGCAGCTTTGTACTCTTCTTCCCTATCGCTCAGCCCGAGTGCTTGTCTGTGGAGGGGACGGCACTGTGGGCTGGGTCCTGGATGCGGTGGATGAAATGAAGATTAAG GGACAAGAAAAGTACATTCCCCAGGTCGCGGTCTTGCCTCTGGGAACAGGCAACGATCTGTCCAACACCTTGGGCTGGGGCACGGGGTACGCCGGGGAGGTCCCAGTCGCGCAGGTCTTGAGAAACGTGATGGAGGCGGATGCGATTAAACTGGACAG gtGGAGGGTTCAAGTAACAAATAAAGGGTACTACAACTTAAGAAAGCCCAAG GAATTCACAATGAACAACTATTTTTCCGTTGGACCTGATGCTCTCATGGCTCTCCATTTTCATGCTCACCGTGAGAAGGCGCCATCTCTGTTTTCTAGCAGAATTCTTAATAAG GCTGTTTACTTATTCTATGGAACCAAAGACTGTCTAGTGCAAGAATGTAAAGATTTGAATAAAAAAGTTGAG CTAGAGCTGGACGGCGAGCGAGTCGAACTGCCCAACCTGGAAGGCATCATAGTTCTGAACATCGGCTACTGGGGCGGCGGCTGCAGACTGTGGGAAGGGATGGGAGACGAGACGTACCCTCTCGCCAG GCATGACGACGGTGTGCTGGAGGTCGTCGGCGTGTACGGCTCTTTCCACTGTGCTCAGATCCAAGTGAAACTGGCAAACCCCTTTCGAATAGGACAGGCGCACACCGTGCGG CTGATTTTGAAGTGCTCCATGATGCCAATGCAGGTGGATGGGGAGCCGTGGGCCCAGGGGCCCTGCACTGTCACCATAACTCACAAGACACACGCACTGATGTtgtatttctctggagaacagaCGGATGAGGACATCTCCAGTACTTCAGATCAAGAGGACATAAAGGAAACCGAGTTGACGGATGAGGAAAT GCCTGTCtcctgtttctcaaagtgtgatctgcACGTTGCCTGCAGCCTCAGAAACCCCTGGGCGCTGACAGCCTCTGATGCCGAAGCCCAGCCCCTGACTTGA